In Streptomyces sp. DG2A-72, one genomic interval encodes:
- a CDS encoding fumarate reductase/succinate dehydrogenase flavoprotein subunit, which yields MMTYTDYETGEPVVDTKAPSGPVNERWDKRRFEAKLVNPANRRKHTVIVVGTGLAGGSAGATLAEQGYHVVQFCYQDSPRRAHSIAAQGGINAAKNYRNDGDSIHRLFYDTVKGGDFRARESNVHRLAQISVEIIDQCVAQGVPFAREYGGLLDTRSFGGVQVSRTFYARGQTGQQLLLGAYQALSRQIAAGNVEMHPRTEMLDLIVIDGRARGIVARDLITGKIDTYFADAVVLASGGYGNVFYLSTNAMNSNATAIWRAHRRGAYFANPCFTQIHPTCIPRTGDHQSKLTLMSESLRNDGRIWVPKAQGDTRPASQIPEDERDYYLERVYPSFGNLVPRDIASRAAKNVCDEGRGVGPGGQGVYLDFADAIKRMGRGAVEAKYGNLFDMYQRITDEDPYEVPMRIYPAVHYTMGGLWVDYDLQTTIPGLFAIGEANFSDHGANRLGASALMQGLANGYFVLPATINDYLARNPHQESVTAEHPVVQEALAETEDRLNLLLSVDGDRTPDSFHREVGELMWEFCGMARTDSGLRKALERIPQIREEFWRRIKVPGTGEEFNQSLEKANRIVDYLELAELMCLDALHRSESCGGHFREESQTPDGEAARRDDEFTYAAAWEFTGTGEAPALHKEDLVFEYVHPTQRSYA from the coding sequence CTGATGACCTACACCGACTACGAGACCGGCGAACCGGTCGTCGACACCAAGGCCCCCTCCGGGCCGGTCAACGAGCGCTGGGACAAGCGCCGTTTCGAGGCCAAGCTGGTCAACCCCGCCAACCGGCGCAAGCACACCGTCATCGTCGTCGGCACCGGCCTCGCAGGCGGCTCCGCGGGCGCCACGCTGGCCGAACAGGGCTACCACGTCGTCCAGTTCTGCTACCAGGACTCCCCGCGCCGCGCCCACTCCATCGCCGCGCAGGGCGGCATCAACGCGGCGAAGAACTACCGCAACGACGGCGACTCCATCCACCGCCTGTTCTACGACACCGTCAAGGGCGGCGACTTCAGGGCGCGCGAGTCCAATGTGCACCGGCTCGCGCAGATCTCCGTAGAGATCATCGACCAGTGCGTGGCGCAGGGCGTGCCGTTCGCGCGGGAGTACGGCGGTCTGCTCGACACCCGCTCCTTCGGCGGCGTCCAGGTGTCCCGTACGTTCTACGCCCGCGGTCAGACGGGCCAGCAGCTCCTGCTCGGCGCCTATCAGGCCCTGTCCCGGCAGATCGCCGCGGGCAACGTCGAGATGCACCCGCGCACCGAGATGCTCGACCTGATCGTCATCGACGGACGGGCGCGCGGGATCGTGGCCCGGGACCTGATCACCGGGAAGATCGACACGTACTTCGCGGACGCCGTCGTACTGGCGAGTGGTGGTTACGGAAACGTCTTCTACCTGTCGACCAACGCCATGAACTCCAACGCCACCGCGATCTGGCGGGCGCACCGGCGCGGCGCGTACTTCGCCAACCCCTGCTTCACCCAGATCCATCCGACCTGCATCCCGCGCACCGGCGACCACCAGTCCAAGCTGACGCTGATGAGCGAGTCGCTGCGCAACGACGGCCGGATCTGGGTGCCGAAGGCCCAGGGCGACACCCGGCCCGCGAGCCAGATCCCCGAGGACGAGCGCGACTACTACCTGGAGCGCGTCTACCCGTCCTTCGGCAACCTGGTCCCGCGCGACATCGCCTCCCGCGCCGCGAAGAACGTCTGCGACGAGGGCAGGGGAGTGGGCCCCGGCGGACAGGGCGTCTATCTCGACTTCGCGGACGCCATCAAGCGGATGGGCCGGGGGGCCGTCGAGGCCAAGTACGGCAACCTCTTCGACATGTACCAGCGGATCACCGACGAGGATCCGTACGAGGTGCCGATGCGGATCTACCCCGCCGTGCACTACACGATGGGCGGACTGTGGGTCGACTACGACCTCCAGACCACGATCCCCGGTCTGTTCGCGATCGGCGAGGCCAACTTCTCCGACCACGGAGCCAACCGGCTCGGTGCCTCCGCGCTGATGCAGGGCCTGGCCAACGGCTACTTCGTGCTCCCGGCGACGATCAACGACTACCTCGCGCGCAACCCGCACCAGGAGTCCGTCACCGCCGAACACCCCGTCGTACAGGAGGCGTTGGCCGAGACGGAGGACCGGCTCAACCTTCTCCTCTCCGTCGACGGCGACCGCACTCCCGACTCCTTCCACCGCGAGGTCGGCGAACTCATGTGGGAGTTCTGCGGCATGGCCCGCACCGACTCCGGACTGCGCAAGGCCTTGGAGCGGATCCCGCAGATCCGCGAGGAGTTCTGGCGGCGGATCAAGGTGCCCGGGACCGGCGAGGAGTTCAACCAGTCGCTGGAGAAGGCCAACCGGATCGTCGACTACCTGGAGCTCGCCGAGCTGATGTGCCTCGACGCGCTGCACCGCTCCGAGTCCTGCGGCGGCCACTTCCGCGAGGAGTCCCAGACCCCCGACGGCGAAGCCGCCCGCAGGGACGACGAGTTCACCTACGCGGCCGCCTGGGAGTTCACGGGTACGGGCGAGGCCCCGGCCCTGCACAAGGAAGACCTGGTCTTCGAGTACGTCCACCCCACCCAGCGGAGCTACGCATGA
- a CDS encoding succinate dehydrogenase/fumarate reductase iron-sulfur subunit codes for MKLTLRVWRQQNADAEGAMSTYEVDGISSDMSFLEMLDTLNEELILKGEDPVAFDHDCREGICGACSLVINGDAHGPERTTTCQLHMRSFKDGDTIDIEPWRASAFPVIKDLVVDRTAFDRIIQAGGYITAPTGSAPEAHATPVPKPDADFAFEHAECIGCGACVAACPNGAAMLFTSAKINHLNVLPQGAPERETRVLDMVAQMDEEGFGGCTLTGECATACPKGIPLVSITSMNKEWLRATRKVAGR; via the coding sequence ATGAAGCTCACCCTGCGCGTCTGGCGGCAGCAGAACGCCGACGCCGAAGGCGCCATGTCCACATACGAGGTGGACGGCATCTCCTCCGACATGTCCTTCCTGGAGATGCTCGACACGCTCAACGAGGAACTCATCCTCAAGGGCGAGGACCCGGTCGCCTTCGACCACGACTGCCGCGAGGGCATCTGCGGCGCCTGCTCGCTCGTCATCAACGGCGACGCCCACGGACCCGAGCGCACCACCACCTGCCAACTGCACATGCGGTCCTTCAAGGACGGCGACACGATCGACATCGAGCCGTGGCGGGCCTCCGCCTTCCCGGTGATCAAGGACCTGGTGGTGGACCGGACCGCGTTCGACCGGATCATCCAGGCGGGCGGCTACATCACCGCCCCGACCGGCTCCGCGCCGGAAGCCCACGCCACCCCCGTACCGAAGCCGGACGCCGACTTCGCCTTCGAGCACGCCGAGTGCATCGGCTGCGGCGCCTGTGTGGCCGCCTGCCCGAACGGCGCGGCGATGCTGTTCACGTCGGCGAAGATCAACCACCTGAACGTGCTGCCGCAGGGCGCGCCGGAGCGCGAGACCCGGGTGCTCGACATGGTGGCGCAGATGGACGAGGAGGGCTTCGGTGGGTGCACGCTCACCGGAGAGTGTGCCACCGCGTGTCCGAAGGGCATCCCGCTGGTGTCCATCACGAGCATGAACAAGGAGTGGCTGCGCGCGACGCGGAAGGTGGCCGGGCGCTAG
- a CDS encoding GNAT family N-acetyltransferase: MTGVSTLDRPPQPSAPTRYTVTVARTEEDVRAAQRLRHDVFAGEMGALLSTPQPGHDIDAFDAYCDHLLVRDTITDQVVGTYRLLPPDRAAVAGRLYSEGEFDLSALDPIRPGLVEVGRSCVHPDHRDGAVIGLIWAGIARYMVDNGHEWLAGCCSIPLADGGALAAGTWDRVQDKYLAPEEYRVRPLLPWSPEGVARPATRTELPPLLRGYLRLGAWVCAEPAHDPDFGVADLYVLLSMRRVNPRYLKHFLSLVPA, translated from the coding sequence ATGACCGGCGTTTCCACGCTCGACCGCCCCCCGCAGCCGTCGGCGCCCACCCGCTACACCGTCACCGTCGCGCGAACGGAGGAGGACGTCCGGGCCGCGCAGCGCCTGCGCCACGACGTCTTCGCCGGCGAGATGGGCGCGCTTCTTTCCACCCCGCAGCCGGGTCACGACATCGACGCCTTCGACGCGTACTGCGACCACCTGCTGGTCCGCGACACGATCACCGACCAGGTCGTCGGCACCTACCGGCTGCTGCCGCCGGACCGCGCCGCGGTCGCCGGACGCCTGTACTCGGAGGGCGAGTTCGACCTCTCCGCGCTCGACCCGATCCGCCCGGGCCTCGTAGAGGTCGGCCGCTCCTGCGTCCACCCCGACCACCGGGACGGCGCGGTCATCGGCCTGATCTGGGCCGGGATAGCGCGCTACATGGTCGACAACGGCCACGAGTGGCTCGCCGGCTGCTGCTCCATCCCGCTCGCCGACGGCGGCGCCCTCGCGGCCGGCACCTGGGACCGGGTGCAGGACAAGTACCTTGCTCCGGAGGAGTACCGGGTACGTCCGCTGCTGCCCTGGAGCCCGGAGGGCGTGGCGCGTCCCGCCACCCGGACCGAGCTGCCGCCCCTGCTGCGCGGCTACCTCCGCCTCGGCGCCTGGGTGTGCGCGGAGCCCGCTCACGACCCGGACTTCGGGGTCGCCGACCTGTACGTGCTGCTGTCGATGCGCCGGGTCAACCCGCGCTATCTGAAGCACTTCCTCTCCCTCGTCCCGGCCTGA
- a CDS encoding 1-acyl-sn-glycerol-3-phosphate acyltransferase produces MSDLRTGLPQRLGPAAAVGRTLTQRRGGGAAAVHRPVIPSSAWLPTAPCSPQICVTSVRSVTDVPRAVLRIVAMLAVLLFGIMLMPVFGSVPAARRDALVRRWSRAVVQAAGVRVRITGAAAPTGGMLLVANHISWLDIPLLAAVRPARMLAKAEIRQWPVAGGLTAASGALFIERDRLRALPETVARIAEAMRAGAAVVAFPEGSTWCGRAQGPFRRAVFQAALDAGVPVQPVRLHYRFDNGPSSTAPAFVGEDSLLSSMWRVVTARGLVAEVEIQDEIPAASHPDRRALAHAAQPVVVGGELGWAHAALISEESRARMLAVGRPAR; encoded by the coding sequence ATGAGCGACCTGCGTACGGGGCTGCCGCAGCGCCTCGGCCCGGCCGCGGCCGTCGGACGGACCTTGACCCAGCGGCGCGGGGGCGGGGCGGCGGCCGTGCACCGCCCCGTCATACCGAGCAGCGCCTGGCTGCCCACCGCACCCTGCTCGCCGCAGATCTGTGTCACATCCGTGCGGTCTGTGACGGACGTGCCGCGCGCCGTGCTGCGGATCGTGGCGATGCTGGCGGTGCTCCTGTTCGGCATCATGCTGATGCCGGTGTTCGGGAGCGTCCCCGCGGCCCGGCGCGACGCGCTGGTCCGACGGTGGAGCCGGGCCGTGGTGCAGGCGGCCGGCGTCCGCGTCCGCATCACCGGCGCAGCCGCGCCCACCGGGGGCATGCTGCTCGTCGCCAACCACATCTCGTGGCTGGACATCCCGCTGCTCGCCGCCGTACGCCCGGCCCGGATGCTCGCCAAGGCGGAGATCCGGCAGTGGCCGGTGGCGGGCGGGCTCACCGCGGCAAGCGGCGCCCTGTTCATCGAGCGGGACCGGCTGCGGGCGCTGCCCGAGACGGTCGCCCGGATCGCCGAGGCGATGCGTGCAGGAGCCGCGGTCGTGGCCTTCCCGGAGGGCAGCACCTGGTGCGGCCGGGCTCAGGGACCGTTCCGCCGGGCGGTGTTCCAGGCCGCGCTCGACGCTGGCGTACCCGTCCAGCCGGTCCGCCTCCACTACCGGTTCGACAACGGGCCGTCCAGCACGGCTCCCGCCTTCGTCGGCGAGGACTCCCTGCTCTCCTCGATGTGGCGGGTCGTCACGGCCCGCGGGCTCGTCGCCGAGGTCGAGATACAGGACGAGATCCCCGCGGCCAGCCACCCCGACCGCCGTGCACTCGCCCATGCCGCCCAGCCCGTCGTCGTGGGCGGCGAACTGGGATGGGCCCACGCCGCCCTGATCTCCGAGGAGTCACGGGCACGGATGCTCGCCGTCGGCCGTCCGGCCCGTTGA
- a CDS encoding LLM class flavin-dependent oxidoreductase translates to MSSLIASTLFSVLDRSRTREGGTNADALRDTVRFAQQLEELGYHRFWVSEHHGVPGVAGSAPTVLAAAVAGATRTIRVGTGGVMLPNHRPLVVAEQFGVLESLFPGRIDMGLGRSVGFTDGVRRALGRDKDVAEDFAAQLDELLGWFTGTSPTGVHARPAEGLAVPPFVLAMGEGAAIAARAGLPMVIGDLRNREKMQHGIDHYRAHFRPSPWASEPYVVISGTIAVAATPEEAQRLLVPEAWSMAHSRTHGTFPPLPPAERVETLTMTTKERGFYESGLTGHLAGTEEQVAGELETVLKETGAQEVLVTTSTYDREALLDSYRRLARITGRASLPSA, encoded by the coding sequence ATGAGCTCCCTGATCGCCTCGACCCTCTTCTCCGTGCTCGACCGTTCCCGCACCCGCGAGGGCGGCACCAACGCCGACGCACTGCGCGACACCGTACGGTTCGCGCAGCAGCTGGAGGAGCTCGGCTATCACCGCTTCTGGGTCTCGGAGCACCATGGCGTCCCCGGTGTCGCCGGTTCCGCGCCCACCGTGCTGGCCGCCGCCGTGGCAGGGGCGACCCGGACGATCCGGGTCGGGACGGGCGGTGTGATGCTGCCCAATCACCGGCCCCTGGTCGTGGCCGAGCAGTTCGGGGTGCTGGAGTCCCTCTTCCCGGGCCGGATCGACATGGGTCTCGGCCGGTCCGTCGGCTTCACGGACGGCGTCCGCAGGGCACTGGGGCGCGACAAGGACGTCGCCGAGGACTTCGCGGCCCAACTGGACGAGCTGCTGGGCTGGTTCACCGGTACGTCCCCGACGGGCGTGCACGCGCGTCCCGCGGAGGGCCTGGCCGTCCCGCCGTTCGTGCTGGCCATGGGCGAGGGCGCCGCGATCGCCGCCCGCGCGGGCCTGCCGATGGTGATCGGCGACCTCCGCAACCGCGAGAAGATGCAGCACGGCATCGACCACTACCGCGCCCACTTCCGCCCGTCGCCCTGGGCGAGCGAACCGTACGTGGTCATCTCCGGCACGATCGCCGTCGCCGCCACCCCCGAAGAAGCCCAGCGCCTCCTCGTCCCCGAGGCCTGGTCGATGGCCCACTCACGCACCCACGGCACCTTCCCGCCCCTCCCACCCGCCGAACGCGTCGAGACCCTCACCATGACCACCAAGGAGCGCGGCTTCTACGAGTCCGGCCTCACCGGACACCTCGCCGGAACCGAGGAGCAGGTCGCCGGTGAACTGGAGACGGTGCTCAAGGAGACGGGCGCGCAGGAGGTCCTGGTCACCACGAGCACGTACGACCGGGAGGCCCTGCTGGACTCCTACCGGCGGCTCGCCCGGATCACGGGTCGTGCGAGTCTTCCCTCCGCGTAG
- the rpmF gene encoding 50S ribosomal protein L32: MAVPKRKMSRSNTRHRRAQWKATPAQLVPVTVDGVRHLVPQHLVKAYERGLLRPET, translated from the coding sequence ATGGCCGTCCCCAAGCGGAAGATGTCCCGCAGCAACACCCGGCACCGCCGCGCCCAGTGGAAGGCCACGCCCGCGCAGCTGGTTCCGGTCACGGTCGACGGCGTCCGTCACCTCGTACCGCAGCACCTGGTCAAGGCCTACGAGCGCGGCCTGCTGCGCCCCGAAACCTGA
- a CDS encoding dodecin — protein sequence MTNHIYRVTEIVGTSPDGVDQAVRNGITRASQTLHNLDWFEVTQVRGQIEEGQIAHWQVGLKVGFRLDEPG from the coding sequence ATGACGAACCACATCTACCGGGTCACCGAGATCGTCGGCACCTCGCCCGACGGTGTCGACCAGGCCGTCCGCAACGGCATCACCCGCGCCTCGCAGACCCTGCACAACCTGGACTGGTTCGAGGTGACCCAGGTGAGGGGTCAGATCGAGGAGGGGCAGATCGCGCACTGGCAGGTCGGCCTGAAGGTGGGGTTCCGGCTGGACGAACCGGGCTGA
- the egtD gene encoding L-histidine N(alpha)-methyltransferase has translation MSPFVLTRTLPEDATEAALRADVLHGLTRTPKTLPPKWFYDAHGSELFEQITELPEYYPTRAEREILITRADEIAAAAHARTLVELGSGSSEKTRYLIDALTDLHTYVPVDVSDSALTQAGHALIEERPGLSVHALIADFTARVELPDTPGPRLLAFLGGTIGNLLPEERATFFASVRALLSPGDALLLGTDLIKDEQVLVRAYDDAAGVTAAFNKNVLTVVNRELGADFDPEAFEHVALWDTANEWIEMRLRSRTAQTVKVPALDLAIDFAAGEELRTEVSAKFRKEGVRAELSAAGLDLAHWWTDGEGRFALSLSVVR, from the coding sequence GTGAGCCCGTTCGTTCTCACCCGCACCCTGCCCGAGGACGCCACCGAGGCCGCCCTGCGCGCCGACGTCCTGCACGGCCTGACCCGCACACCCAAGACACTGCCGCCGAAGTGGTTCTACGACGCCCACGGCAGCGAACTCTTCGAGCAGATCACCGAGTTGCCCGAGTACTACCCGACGCGCGCCGAACGGGAGATCCTGATCACCCGGGCCGACGAGATCGCCGCCGCGGCCCACGCCCGCACCCTGGTCGAACTCGGCTCCGGCTCCTCCGAGAAGACCCGCTACCTCATCGACGCGCTCACCGACCTGCACACGTACGTCCCGGTCGACGTCAGCGACAGCGCCCTCACCCAGGCCGGGCACGCCCTCATCGAGGAGCGGCCGGGGCTGAGCGTGCACGCGCTGATCGCCGACTTCACCGCCCGGGTGGAGCTGCCGGACACGCCGGGCCCCCGACTGCTGGCCTTCCTCGGCGGCACGATCGGCAATCTGCTGCCCGAGGAACGGGCGACCTTCTTCGCCTCGGTCCGTGCCCTGCTCTCCCCCGGCGACGCGCTGCTGCTCGGCACGGACCTGATCAAGGACGAGCAGGTCCTGGTGCGGGCGTACGACGACGCGGCCGGGGTGACGGCCGCGTTCAACAAGAACGTACTGACCGTCGTCAACCGTGAGTTGGGCGCCGACTTCGATCCCGAGGCGTTCGAGCACGTGGCCCTCTGGGACACCGCCAACGAATGGATCGAGATGCGGCTGCGCTCCCGTACCGCGCAGACCGTGAAGGTGCCGGCGCTCGATCTCGCCATCGATTTCGCGGCGGGCGAGGAACTGCGCACGGAGGTGTCGGCGAAATTCCGGAAGGAGGGCGTGCGCGCCGAGTTGTCCGCGGCGGGGCTCGATCTGGCCCACTGGTGGACGGACGGCGAGGGCCGGTTCGCGCTGTCACTCAGCGTGGTGCGCTGA
- the egtC gene encoding ergothioneine biosynthesis protein EgtC: MCRHLAYVGPLLPVRRLLVEPPHGLFQQSWAPRRQRYGTVNADGFGIGWYAEGDPVPARYRRAGPIWADLSFADLARVVRTTALLAAVRDATEAGADGEAAAAPFAADRWLFSHNGAVKGWPGSLAPLARQLPAADLLSLEARCDSALVWAVVLNRLRTGDDAGQALADTVSEVAAAAPGSRLNLLLTDGATIAATAWGDTLWYLPGPGTVVASEPYDDDPRWQEVPDRTLLTASRTDVLLTPLKDPTGDMATAPPKEPRT, from the coding sequence ATGTGCCGTCATCTGGCGTACGTCGGCCCGCTGTTGCCGGTGCGCCGACTGCTGGTGGAGCCGCCGCACGGCCTGTTCCAGCAGTCGTGGGCGCCCCGGCGGCAGCGGTACGGCACCGTCAACGCCGATGGTTTCGGCATCGGTTGGTACGCGGAGGGGGACCCGGTTCCGGCGCGCTACCGCCGCGCCGGCCCCATCTGGGCGGACCTGTCCTTCGCGGACCTCGCCCGGGTCGTCCGTACGACGGCTCTGCTCGCCGCCGTCCGGGACGCGACCGAGGCGGGGGCGGACGGGGAGGCCGCGGCGGCACCGTTCGCCGCGGACCGGTGGCTGTTCAGCCACAACGGCGCCGTCAAGGGCTGGCCCGGCTCGCTCGCCCCGCTCGCCCGGCAACTGCCCGCGGCGGACCTGCTGTCACTGGAGGCCCGCTGCGATTCGGCGCTCGTCTGGGCAGTGGTGCTGAACCGGCTGCGCACCGGCGACGACGCGGGCCAGGCGCTCGCCGACACGGTCTCGGAGGTCGCCGCGGCGGCCCCCGGCTCCCGGCTCAACCTGCTCCTCACGGACGGCGCGACGATCGCCGCGACGGCCTGGGGCGACACCCTCTGGTACCTCCCGGGCCCCGGCACGGTCGTGGCCTCTGAGCCCTACGACGACGACCCGCGCTGGCAGGAGGTCCCCGACCGCACCCTCCTCACGGCGAGCCGCACCGACGTGCTGCTCACCCCGCTCAAGGACCCGACCGGCGACATGGCAACGGCACCACCGAAGGAGCCCCGTACGTGA
- the egtB gene encoding ergothioneine biosynthesis protein EgtB: MTAPEEDKLREQALATLTTARDRTTLLTSCVEDPDLTAQHSPLMSPLVWDLAHIGNQEEQWLLRTVAGREAMRPEIDGLYDAFEHPRAERPSLPLLPPDEARRYASEVRGRVMDVLESTAFHGTRLTEAGFAFGMIAQHEQQHDETMLITHQLRKGPQALTAPDPEPVPLFTGPAEVLVPGGPFTMGTSTEPWALDNERPAHLREVAPFYIDTTPVTNGAYQAFIEDGGYDDPRWWTSEGWAHIRKNSVTAPLYWKRDGKQWLRRRFGVTEVVPPDEPVLHVCWYEADAYARWAGRRLPTEAEWEKAARHDPAGDRSMRYPWGDADPAPEHANLGQRHLRPAPAGSYPEGESPLGVRQLIGDVWEWTASDFLPYPGFQAFPYKEYSEVFFGPDHKVLRGGAFAVDAVACRGTFRNWDYPIRRQIFSGFRTARSGDV, translated from the coding sequence ATGACCGCCCCCGAAGAAGACAAGCTCCGGGAGCAGGCGCTGGCCACCCTCACCACGGCCCGCGACCGCACCACGCTCCTCACCTCCTGTGTCGAGGACCCCGACCTCACCGCGCAGCACTCGCCGCTGATGTCCCCGCTGGTGTGGGACCTCGCCCACATCGGCAACCAGGAGGAGCAGTGGCTGCTGCGGACCGTCGCCGGGCGGGAGGCGATGCGGCCCGAGATCGACGGCCTGTACGACGCCTTCGAGCACCCGCGCGCCGAGCGCCCCTCACTGCCTCTGCTGCCGCCCGACGAGGCCCGGCGGTACGCGTCGGAGGTGCGCGGGCGGGTCATGGACGTGCTGGAGAGCACCGCGTTCCACGGGACGCGGCTCACGGAGGCCGGGTTCGCCTTCGGGATGATCGCCCAGCACGAACAGCAGCACGACGAGACGATGCTGATCACCCATCAGCTCCGCAAGGGCCCGCAGGCGCTCACCGCCCCGGACCCTGAGCCCGTTCCGCTGTTCACCGGTCCGGCCGAAGTCCTGGTCCCCGGCGGCCCGTTCACCATGGGCACCTCCACCGAGCCCTGGGCACTGGACAACGAACGTCCCGCGCACCTGCGCGAGGTGGCGCCCTTCTACATCGACACGACGCCGGTGACGAACGGCGCCTACCAGGCGTTCATCGAGGACGGCGGCTACGACGACCCGCGCTGGTGGACGTCCGAGGGCTGGGCGCACATCCGCAAGAACTCCGTCACCGCGCCGCTGTACTGGAAGCGCGACGGCAAGCAGTGGCTGCGCCGCCGCTTCGGCGTGACCGAGGTCGTGCCGCCCGACGAGCCGGTGCTGCACGTGTGCTGGTACGAGGCCGACGCCTACGCCCGCTGGGCCGGGCGCAGGCTGCCCACCGAGGCGGAGTGGGAGAAGGCCGCCCGGCACGACCCGGCCGGCGACCGCTCGATGCGCTACCCGTGGGGCGACGCCGATCCGGCGCCGGAACACGCCAACCTCGGCCAGCGGCACCTTCGCCCGGCCCCGGCGGGCAGCTATCCGGAGGGCGAATCGCCGCTGGGCGTACGGCAGTTGATCGGTGACGTGTGGGAGTGGACGGCGAGCGACTTCCTGCCGTACCCGGGGTTCCAGGCGTTCCCGTACAAGGAGTACTCGGAGGTGTTCTTCGGCCCCGATCACAAGGTGCTGCGCGGCGGTGCGTTCGCCGTGGACGCGGTCGCGTGCCGGGGCACCTTCCGCAACTGGGACTATCCGATCCGTCGGCAGATCTTCTCCGGCTTCCGCACGGCCCGCTCGGGGGACGTCTGA
- the egtA gene encoding ergothioneine biosynthesis glutamate--cysteine ligase EgtA, whose protein sequence is MSDSASGCTKPRTSISEAEVEALVRGICFKTGPPRSLGVEVEWLVHELRTPQLPVTPERLAAAYAALRTVPLRSALTVEPGGQLELSSPPATSLMECIGTVSADLDAVRTVLAGSDLGLLGVGQDPWHSPRRFLHEPRYEAMETYFDRTGPAGRAMMCTSASVQVCLDAGYEEPGPLGHGRRWWLAHQLGAVLLAAFANSPLAAQQPTGWRSSRQLQWVEIGAGRAGAPALDGDPRAAWARHVLDAPVMCVRQDGAPWDVPDGLTFREWTRSAAPRPPTHEDLDYHITTLFPPVRPRGHLELRMIDAQPGDDGWIVPLAVTTALFDDAEAAETAYRTVKPLAERALALPAPHNPLWLDAARHGLADPELHEAAVACFTAALDALPRLGATNQVTDAVQAYLDRYVIKGRCPADDFLDGLNGTSLPQSRLRSTGGTPTSHGPSHGKDIRT, encoded by the coding sequence ATGTCCGATTCGGCAAGTGGTTGTACGAAGCCTCGTACATCCATCTCCGAAGCCGAGGTCGAGGCGCTCGTCCGCGGCATCTGCTTCAAGACCGGCCCGCCCCGCAGCCTCGGGGTCGAAGTGGAATGGCTCGTCCACGAGCTGCGGACACCGCAGCTCCCCGTCACACCCGAACGACTCGCAGCGGCCTACGCCGCACTGCGTACCGTGCCCCTGAGGTCGGCGCTCACCGTCGAGCCCGGCGGCCAGCTGGAGCTCAGCTCGCCGCCCGCCACCTCCCTGATGGAGTGCATCGGTACCGTCTCCGCCGACCTCGACGCCGTCCGCACGGTGCTCGCCGGGAGCGATCTCGGCCTCCTCGGCGTCGGCCAGGATCCCTGGCACTCGCCCCGCCGGTTCCTCCACGAACCGCGCTACGAAGCCATGGAGACCTATTTCGACCGCACCGGCCCGGCCGGCCGCGCCATGATGTGCACCTCGGCGTCGGTGCAGGTCTGCCTGGACGCGGGATACGAGGAGCCCGGCCCCCTCGGGCACGGGCGGCGCTGGTGGCTGGCGCATCAGCTGGGCGCGGTACTCCTTGCCGCGTTCGCCAACTCTCCGCTCGCCGCACAGCAGCCCACCGGCTGGCGCTCCAGCCGGCAGCTGCAGTGGGTCGAGATCGGTGCGGGCCGCGCGGGCGCGCCCGCGCTGGACGGGGACCCGCGTGCCGCCTGGGCCCGGCATGTGCTGGACGCGCCGGTGATGTGCGTACGGCAGGACGGCGCCCCCTGGGACGTCCCGGACGGGCTGACCTTCCGGGAGTGGACCAGATCGGCCGCGCCACGGCCGCCGACCCACGAGGATCTCGACTACCACATCACGACCCTGTTCCCGCCGGTCAGACCGCGCGGCCATCTGGAACTGCGCATGATCGACGCACAGCCCGGCGACGACGGGTGGATCGTGCCGCTCGCCGTGACGACGGCCCTCTTCGACGACGCGGAGGCCGCCGAGACCGCCTACCGGACCGTGAAACCGCTGGCCGAGCGCGCCCTGGCGCTGCCCGCGCCGCACAATCCGCTCTGGCTCGACGCGGCCCGGCACGGGCTGGCCGACCCCGAGCTGCACGAGGCGGCGGTCGCCTGCTTCACGGCCGCGCTGGACGCCCTGCCCCGGCTCGGCGCCACCAATCAGGTCACGGACGCCGTCCAGGCGTACCTGGACCGCTATGTCATCAAGGGCCGCTGTCCAGCCGACGACTTCCTGGACGGGTTGAACGGCACGAGCCTCCCCCAGTCCCGGCTTCGCTCGACCGGGGGGACCCCCACCTCACACGGGCCCTCACACGGGAAGGACATCCGCACATGA